The proteins below come from a single Aegilops tauschii subsp. strangulata cultivar AL8/78 chromosome 6, Aet v6.0, whole genome shotgun sequence genomic window:
- the LOC109748716 gene encoding probable high-affinity nitrate transporter-activating protein 2.2: MARSELAMALLVVVLAAGCCAPAAAVAYLSKLPVTLDVTASPSPGQVLHAGEDVITVTWALNASQPAGKDAEYKNVKVSLCYAPVSQKEREWRKTHDDLKKDKTCQFKVTQQAYPGTGKVEYRVALDIPTATYYVRAYALDASGTQVAYGQTAPASAFNVVSITGVTTSIKVAAGVFSAFSVASLAFFFFIEKRKKNN, translated from the exons ATGGCACGGTCGGAGCTGGCCATGGCGTTGCTGGTGGTGGTCCTCGCCGCCGGCTGCTGCGCGCCGGCGGCCGCCGTGGCGTACCTCTCCAAGCTGCCTGTGACCCTCGACGTCACGGCATCCCCCAGTCCCGGCCAAG TTCTTCACGCCGGCGAGGACGTGATCACGGTGACGTGGGCCCTGAACGCGAGCCAGCCGGCCGGCAAGGACGCCGAATACAAGAACGTGAAGGTGAGCCTCTGCTACGCGCCGGTGAGCCAGAAGGAGCGCGAGTGGCGCAAGACCCACGACGACCTCAAGAAGGACAAGACCTGCCAGTTCAAGGTCACCCAGCAGGCCTACCCCGGCACCGGCAAGGTCGAGTACCGCGTCGCCCTCGACATCCCCACCGCCACCTACTACGTGCGCGCCTACGCGCTCGACGCCTCCGGCACGCAGGTCGCCTACGGCCAGACCGCGCCCGCCTCCGCCTTCAACGTCGTCAGCATCACCGGCGTCACCACCTCCATCAAGGTCGCCGCCGGCGTATTCTCCGCCTTCTCCGTCGCCTCCctcgccttcttcttcttcattgagAAACGCAAGAAGAACAACTAA
- the LOC109748720 gene encoding serine/threonine-protein kinase AFC2 isoform X1 translates to MECLAEMPHAPLDRRPRKRQRLGWDVGPEIPQLKKLCGEEVANVISAMTMGLSSGGIVSSQEAQGLFRFATPPLREDDKDGHYVFAVGDNLTSRYRINAKMGEGTFGQVLECWDRERKEMVAIKIIRGIKKYRDAAMIEIGMLEQLCKYEKSRSSCVQIRNWFDYRNHICIVCEKLGPSLYEFLRKNSYRSFPVAIVREVAKQLLECLAFMHDLRLIHTDLKPENILLVSPEYIKVPDYKVSSRSPKEGSYYKRVPKSSSIKVIDFGSTTYDQQDQTYVVSTRHYRAPEVILGLGWSYPCDIWSVGCILVELCTGEALFQTHENLEHLAMMERVLGPLPYHMLKKADRHGEKYVRKGRLNWSEGCASRESMKAVMKLPRLQNLVMQNVEHSAGDFINLLQGLLSYDPASRLTAQEALEHPFLTERSERRR, encoded by the exons ATGGAGTGCCTTGCCGAGATGCCGCACGCGCCGCTCGACCGCCGCCCGCGCAAGCGGCAGCGCCTTGGCTGGGATGTCGGCCCCGAGATTCCTCAG CTAAAAAAGTTGTGTGGGGAAGAGGTTGCAAATGTAATTAGTGCTATGACAATGGGGCTATCTTCAGGTGGTATTGTTTCCTCTCAGGAGGCCCAAGGCCTTTTTCGTTTTGCGACCCCTCCCCTGAGAGAAGATGACAAGGATGGACATTATGTTTTTGCTGTGGGAGACAACCTCACATCACGCT ATAGGATTAATGCAAAAATGGGTGAAG GTACCTTTGGTCAGGTGTTGGAATGTTGGGACAGGGAACGGAAAGAAATGGTGGCTATTAAGATCATCAGAGGCATTAAGAAGTACAGGGATGCTGCAATGATAGAAATTGGCATGCTCGAGCAGCTTTGTAAATATGAAAAAAGCAGATCCAG TTGTGTTCAAATTCGGAACTGGTTTGACTATCGTAACCATATCTGTATT GTCTGTGAGAAGCTTGGGCCAAGCTTATATGAGTTTCTGCGGAAAAACAGTTACCGCTCATTCCCAGTTGCCATAGTTCGGGAGGTTGCCAAACAACTGTTGGAATGTCTAGCAT TTATGCATGATTTGCGCCTCATTCACACTGATTTAAAGCCCGAGAACATTCTTCTTGTTTCTCCGGAGTACATTAAAGTTCCTGATTACAAA GTTTCATCCCGTTCACCGAAGGAGGGATCCTACTACAAACGTGTGCCCAAGTCCAGTTCAATAAAGGTTATTGATTTTGGCAGCACCACATATGACCAGCAGGACCAGACCTATGTAGTTTCTACTAGGCATTATCGGGCTCCGGAAGTTATCCTGG GACTTGGATGGAGTTACCCATGTGATATCTGGAGCGTTGGGTGTATACTAGTTGAACTCTGCACG GGAGAGGCGCTGTTTCAAACCCATGAAAATTTGGAGCATCTTGCTATGATGGAGAGGGTGCTTGGGCCGTTGCCATATCACATGCTCAAGAAGGCTGA TCGACATGGTGAGAAATATGTGAGGAAGGGCCGTTTAAACTGGTCTGAAGGATGTGCCTCACGGGAAAGCATGAAAGCTGTCATGAAGCTGCCTCGGCTTCAG AATCTGGTGATGCAAAACGTTGAGCATTCTGCTGGTGACTTCATCAATCTTTTGCAAGGGCTGCTGAGTTATGATCCAGCAAGCCGCCTAACGGCCCAAGAGGCCCTTGAGCATCCATTCTTGACGGAGCGGAGTGAGCGAAGAAGATGA
- the LOC109748720 gene encoding serine/threonine-protein kinase AFC2 isoform X2: MKKADPVMHDLRLIHTDLKPENILLVSPEYIKVPDYKVSSRSPKEGSYYKRVPKSSSIKVIDFGSTTYDQQDQTYVVSTRHYRAPEVILGLGWSYPCDIWSVGCILVELCTGEALFQTHENLEHLAMMERVLGPLPYHMLKKADRHGEKYVRKGRLNWSEGCASRESMKAVMKLPRLQNLVMQNVEHSAGDFINLLQGLLSYDPASRLTAQEALEHPFLTERSERRR; the protein is encoded by the exons ATGAAAAAAGCAGATCCAG TTATGCATGATTTGCGCCTCATTCACACTGATTTAAAGCCCGAGAACATTCTTCTTGTTTCTCCGGAGTACATTAAAGTTCCTGATTACAAA GTTTCATCCCGTTCACCGAAGGAGGGATCCTACTACAAACGTGTGCCCAAGTCCAGTTCAATAAAGGTTATTGATTTTGGCAGCACCACATATGACCAGCAGGACCAGACCTATGTAGTTTCTACTAGGCATTATCGGGCTCCGGAAGTTATCCTGG GACTTGGATGGAGTTACCCATGTGATATCTGGAGCGTTGGGTGTATACTAGTTGAACTCTGCACG GGAGAGGCGCTGTTTCAAACCCATGAAAATTTGGAGCATCTTGCTATGATGGAGAGGGTGCTTGGGCCGTTGCCATATCACATGCTCAAGAAGGCTGA TCGACATGGTGAGAAATATGTGAGGAAGGGCCGTTTAAACTGGTCTGAAGGATGTGCCTCACGGGAAAGCATGAAAGCTGTCATGAAGCTGCCTCGGCTTCAG AATCTGGTGATGCAAAACGTTGAGCATTCTGCTGGTGACTTCATCAATCTTTTGCAAGGGCTGCTGAGTTATGATCCAGCAAGCCGCCTAACGGCCCAAGAGGCCCTTGAGCATCCATTCTTGACGGAGCGGAGTGAGCGAAGAAGATGA
- the LOC141026037 gene encoding uncharacterized protein, which yields MGKFRRFVDSNGLKELFLHGRAFTWSNERENPTLTKIDRVFVSVDWELDHPDGLLQALSTAISDHLVEAWTCDPNISDPFLRLDVLLRKTAHDLTAWGLRKIGNVKLQIAMANWIILQLDRAMDHRTLSAEERWLRNTLKLTSLGLASLERTIARQRSRIRWLGEGDANTKLFHLVANGRKLRNFIPALQLEDSVITDQNGKEEAFYNAYKELLGTYQAREHTIDLDFLGITPLDLQELDAIYTEEEVYSNP from the exons ATGGGAAAATTTAGACGGTTTGTGGATTCCAATGGTCTTAAGGAGCTCTTCTTGCATGGTCGTGCTTTCACGTGGAGCAACGAGAGGGAGAACCCCACCCTCACTAAGATTGATAGAGTGTTTGTCTCGGTCGATTGGGAGCTCGACCATCCTGATGGTTTGCTGCAAGCTCTGTCCACGGCCATTTCAGACCATT TGGTAGAGGCTTGGACATGTGACCCCAACATCTCGGACCCCTTCCTCAGACTAGACGTGCTTCTTCGTAAGACAGCTCATGATCTAACGGCTTGGGGACTGAGAAAGATTGGCAATGTTAAGCTTCAGATTGCTATGGCAAACTGGATCATTCTACAGCTTGATCGGGCAATGGATCACCGCACCCTCTCGGCAGAAGAAAGATGGCTCCGGAACACCCTCAAGCTCACTTCCTTGGGTTTGGCTTCGCTCGAGCGCACGATTGCACGGCAACGTTCACGAATCCGCTGGCTGGGCGAAGGAGATGCTAACACCAAGCTGTTTCATCTGGTGGCTAATGGCAGAAAGTTGAGAAACTTCATACCGGCATTGCAGCTCGAGGACTCTGTTATCACAGACCAAAACGGCAAGGAGGAGGCTTTCTATAATGCATATAAGGAGCTTTTGGGCACGTACCAGGCTAGAGAGCACACGATTGACCTCGACTTCCTGGGCATAACACCGTTGGACCTCCAAGAGCTGGATGCCATCTACACGGAGGAGGAGGTCTACTCG AATCCGTGA